The genomic DNA GCCCGGTGATGCGATTCAAGTTCGCGTACAACCAGCGCAGCGTGCGCTGGGAGTCCTCCACCGCGCCGGGGACGAAGAGGCTCGCCTCCGGGTGGCAGAAGGCCACCTGGGTGTCGATGCCGAACGCGGCGATGCGCAGGCGGTCCTCCCGCGCGGGACGCACCTGGTGCTCCACCGCGTAGCGGCGGGCCTCGTCCGTCACCCGCGCGGCGCGCTCGAGGAAGAGCTCGCCGACGCGGGACTCGTCATGGAACGCGGGAAGGGGCAGCGGCATGGACTCCTCCGGGAAAGTGACGCTGGCGCAGTCCGTCCACCAGCGCCTGGGTGGCCGCCGTGTACGCGACGCGCGGCGCCGTCTCGGTGCTGGGAGGCGTGGTGTCCGAGGACGCGCCGGTGAGCAGCACATACCCCTCGGGAGTGGCCTCGCCGTGCTGACCCACGAGCCCGATGGGCCCCGAGCCGCTCACCCGGCGGAACACCACCGGCGAGCCCGGAATGCTCTGCTTGCCCTCGGCCAGCTCGTTGCCGAACTTCATCGTCGGCACATGGCCCGTGCACGCCAGCTTGTACACCGCCGCCACGCGGTCGCGCGTGAAGGGGCACGCCATGGTGCGCGCCACGATGAAGCCCCCGTAGCCGTAGAACTGCTGCGAGGGCGCCCAGCCGAACTGGGTGCGCAGCGCCTCGAACTCCCGCGTGGCCTGGGCGTCCAGTCCGTCCTCCAGGATGAGCACCGGCTTGATGCCCTCTTCCTTCGCCCGCGACACCGCCAGCGTGTACTGCTTCTTCTTGTCGCCGGAGTCGAAGCGGATGGAGTCTCCCGCGTTCGGCTCCTCGTGGATGATGCGGAAGGCCGTGGGCAGGCCCGAGGCCAGGGTGTCGTAGGTGTCCAGCAGGAAGCTGGAGCGCTCCGGCCGCCGCTCGCGGATGGCCCGGAAGGCCGCCTCGTCCTCCCCGTAGCGCTGCACATGCTCGTGGCCCATGGTGCCCACGGGAATCATCCCCAGCTTCTTCGCCAGGTGCACGTTGCTCGTGCGCGTGACGCCCGCCTCCTGGCAGGCGCGCAAGGCGATCTCGTGCTGCTGCATGCAGGTGGCCGCGCGCAGCCCCACCTCGAAGATGCGGCTCGCGTCGCCCACCACCGCCACCAGGTCCTTCACCACCGCCAGCACCCGGTCGTGGTAGCCCTCCGCGTCCACCCGGATGGGCACCGGCTTCGCGCCCACCGAGTCCAGCGTCTCCAGGGCGATGCGCTTCTCCTCCTCGCACGACACCACGGCGAGCGCCTTCTCCAACAACTCCCGGTCCAGCAGCGCGGCCGTGGCCACCTGGATGCGGAAGTTGAGCTGCAACAGCAGGGGCTCCAGCCACGACACCAGCGCCGAGGAGCCCGTCAGCGTGAACACGGGCTCGCGCGGGTAGAAGCGCGCGCCTCGCGGCAGGGCCCGGATGACGAGATGTTGCTTCTGGATGGCCGCCTTGAAGCCCGCGCCCATCTCGTAGCTGTTCTTCGCCAGGTAGGAGTAGTCACTCTCGGTGGGCTCGGGGAGGAGCGAGCGCACGAAGGACTCGATGTCCAACGGCACCACCTGCTGCCCCCCCTTGCGGTGCGAGTAGTAGAACGTCTCCCGGCGCAACGGCCAGCCGGCCTCGGCCATGCTGAACTTGTAGCCGTCCGTCGCGAGCAGCGGACTTCCCATGGATGTGCCTCCTGGGAGGCAATCTAGCGGGCGGGGAAAGAGTCAGCAATACTCTTTCTCCGGGCCCGGTGGAGAGCCCGAGTCGGAAGCATCCCCCTCTCGCAGCCGCAGCGTGAACCCCACCGCCACGAGGGCGAACACCGTCAGGACTCCCTCCGCCGCCACGTTGCCCACGGAGCGCGCCACCAGGACGGTGAGCAGATTCGCCAGGGAGTGGAAACCCACGGCCGCCCAGTACCACCGGCGCTGCGAGCGCAGGAAGCACTGGAGGACGAGCACGGTCATCCCGACTTGAAGCGCCATCGCGCCCACGCGCTCGTACGCCCCCAGCAGGGGCTCCCACCAGCGCATCGCGGCCACCTGCTCCTTCGCGGCGCGGATCTGCTCGAGCTGCTCGGGTGGAAGCGACAGCGAGGACAGGTCCATCCGCGTCAGGACCACCACGTTGACCAGGCCGATGGCGGCCAATCCGCCCACCAGGACGGCCGACTCCAGGCCGCCATGCCCCAGCCCGAACCCCACGGCGTCCCGCCAGCGTCGGAACGCCTTGAGCGGGTATTTGAAGGCGATCCACCGCGCCGTCTCCTCGAACAGGCCCGCCGTCAGGGACAGGACCACGAACCACAGGGAGAGCAGGGGCGTGGACTCCTTGAGGACGTCGCGCAGGAGGTACTGCACGGCCTGCACCGCGGGCACGCGGGTCAGGAGTTGAGACAGGGTGAAGGCCAGGGCCCCGATGCCCACCGTCTTCCAGGCGAAGCCCAGCCTCCGCCGCGCCACGAGCACCAGGACGACGGGCAACAACACATCGAAGGCAATGGCGAAAACAAAGCTGGCGATCAACCGCGCGTCGAGTCCTGACATCACGTTCTCTCCCCCCCCCAGAACACGGACGCCCCCGGGGCGGGGACACCCCGTGAGGATTAGCGCTTGCCGCGGCGGGACTTGCTCGTGGCGCCCTGGCCGTACACGCGCTGGTAGTCCTTCATGCTGCGCACGATGACCTCGTGGGCCTCGGAGCGATCGTACATCTCGACGATCTCCACGGCGCGCTTGGCCTGACTGGGAATCTGCTTGTAGGTCAGGAAGTAGTGCTTGAGCCGCTCCACCAGCGCGGTGGGCAACTGCGCCACGTGCTGGAAGGCGCCGTACACCAGGTCCGACTCCAGCACGGCGATGATCTTGTCGTCGGCCTCGTTGCCATCGATCATGCGGAAGCCGCCCACCGGCACCGCGCGCACCAGCAGCGCGCCCGTGGGGATGACCTTCTCCGTCAGCACGCAGATGTCGAGCGGATCCCCATCGCCCTTGATGTCCTTGATGCCGGTGCGCTCGGCGCAGCGCTTCGCCACCAGCTCGTCACAGAAGGTCTGGGGGATGAAGCCGTAGAGCGTGGGGCACTGGCTGGAGAAGCGCTGGGGCCGATCCAACCGGAGGATGCCCGCCTCCTTGTCCAGCTCGTACTTCACCGTGTCCGTGGGGACGATCTCCACATAGGTGGTCACGGTCTCGGGGGCTTCCTCGCCCGGGGAAATGCCATGCCACGGGTGGGCCTGGAAGTTGTGGGTCTGCGGCTTCTTGGTGGCCATGTCACTCACCTACGAATTCGTGCGCCGGGAAGAGGAGCACGTCCGAGATGGACTCCACGCCCAGCAGCAGCATCAGGATGCGATCGAGCCCCACGGCGATTCCCGCCGAGGGCGGCATCCGACCTACCGCGTCAAGGAAGCGCTCGTCCAGTGGATAGACGGCCCGGCCCGCATCGCGACGAAACCGTTGCTCCTCCACCAGACGGGCGCGCTGTTCCACCGGATCCGTCAGCTCGGAGAAGCCGTTGGCCAGCTCCAGCCCCCGCGCGTAGAGCTCCGTGCGCTCGGCCACCGAGGGCTCGCCGGGCTTGAGCCGCGCCAGGGCGGCCATGGAGGCGGGGTACTCCGTCAGGAAGGTGGGGCGCTCCATCCCCAGGCCCCGCTCCACCTTCTGGAGGAACAGGTGGAAGAAGACGTCGTCGAAGAGCGTGGCGTCTCCGGTGCGCACCCCGGCCGCCTCCGCCGCCCGCTTGAGGGAAGGCCCGTCCGGACAGGCGCGCAGGTCCACCCCGGTGGCGCGCAGCACGGCGTCGCGCACCGACAGCCGCTCGTAGGGCGTCCGGGAGAAGAAACCATCCCCGCCCACGGC from Melittangium boletus DSM 14713 includes the following:
- a CDS encoding inorganic pyrophosphatase; amino-acid sequence: MATKKPQTHNFQAHPWHGISPGEEAPETVTTYVEIVPTDTVKYELDKEAGILRLDRPQRFSSQCPTLYGFIPQTFCDELVAKRCAERTGIKDIKGDGDPLDICVLTEKVIPTGALLVRAVPVGGFRMIDGNEADDKIIAVLESDLVYGAFQHVAQLPTALVERLKHYFLTYKQIPSQAKRAVEIVEMYDRSEAHEVIVRSMKDYQRVYGQGATSKSRRGKR
- a CDS encoding nicotinate phosphoribosyltransferase — its product is MGSPLLATDGYKFSMAEAGWPLRRETFYYSHRKGGQQVVPLDIESFVRSLLPEPTESDYSYLAKNSYEMGAGFKAAIQKQHLVIRALPRGARFYPREPVFTLTGSSALVSWLEPLLLQLNFRIQVATAALLDRELLEKALAVVSCEEEKRIALETLDSVGAKPVPIRVDAEGYHDRVLAVVKDLVAVVGDASRIFEVGLRAATCMQQHEIALRACQEAGVTRTSNVHLAKKLGMIPVGTMGHEHVQRYGEDEAAFRAIRERRPERSSFLLDTYDTLASGLPTAFRIIHEEPNAGDSIRFDSGDKKKQYTLAVSRAKEEGIKPVLILEDGLDAQATREFEALRTQFGWAPSQQFYGYGGFIVARTMACPFTRDRVAAVYKLACTGHVPTMKFGNELAEGKQSIPGSPVVFRRVSGSGPIGLVGQHGEATPEGYVLLTGASSDTTPPSTETAPRVAYTAATQALVDGLRQRHFPGGVHAAAPSRVP
- a CDS encoding YhfC family intramembrane metalloprotease; the encoded protein is MSGLDARLIASFVFAIAFDVLLPVVLVLVARRRLGFAWKTVGIGALAFTLSQLLTRVPAVQAVQYLLRDVLKESTPLLSLWFVVLSLTAGLFEETARWIAFKYPLKAFRRWRDAVGFGLGHGGLESAVLVGGLAAIGLVNVVVLTRMDLSSLSLPPEQLEQIRAAKEQVAAMRWWEPLLGAYERVGAMALQVGMTVLVLQCFLRSQRRWYWAAVGFHSLANLLTVLVARSVGNVAAEGVLTVFALVAVGFTLRLREGDASDSGSPPGPEKEYC
- the epmA gene encoding EF-P lysine aminoacylase EpmA, giving the protein MPNPVQWRSATARQTLYSALRRFFTQRDYLEVDTPLLVPTPGMEPHITPFEAPFLPETDVGRRRPLYLHTSPEYAMKRLLAEGSGPLFQICKVFRNGEVSPTHNPEFTMLEFYRPHADYHAIMADLEGALAEADRAVGGDGFFSRTPYERLSVRDAVLRATGVDLRACPDGPSLKRAAEAAGVRTGDATLFDDVFFHLFLQKVERGLGMERPTFLTEYPASMAALARLKPGEPSVAERTELYARGLELANGFSELTDPVEQRARLVEEQRFRRDAGRAVYPLDERFLDAVGRMPPSAGIAVGLDRILMLLLGVESISDVLLFPAHEFVGE